CTCGACCCGCATCCTGCCGCACGGCGAGGAGCCGGTCACCGACCTCCACCGCACCCGCCTCTGGCTGAACGAGGCGACCAGCCAGGTCATCCGCAACGGCCTGGGCCTCGTCGGCGTGTCGGCCCCGGAGCGGATGTAGGAGGCACGATGACCGCGACCGAGGAGACCACCGCCGCACAGCCCCGGCCGCGCCGCCGGCTGCGCCGCGTCCTGCTCTGGACCCTGATCCCCCTGGCGGTGATCGTCGTGCTGCTGATCGTCGCCGACGTCGCCGTGCGCGCTTACGCCGAGCAGCGGGCCGCGTCGGAGATCGAGAAGAACCTCCCCGCGGACGTGAAGGGCGACGTTGCGGTCCACATCGGCGGCGTCTCGGTCATCCAGCAGTACCTGACCGGATCGTTCGACCGGGTGGAGCTGGACGCGCCGCACCTCACCGCGAAGGGCGCCCCGGTCAGCGCGAACGTGGTCGCCTCCGGCGTCCCCGCCGACTTCAGCAAGCCCGTGTCGAGTGCGACCGGCACATTCGTCATCTCGCAGGACTCGCTCAACAAGCTGGTCGAGATCCCGGGAGCGACCGGCGACATCACCCTCGGCGACGGCACGGTCGGCTACGACGGCTCGATCGACCTCCTCGGCCTCCCGGTCGGCTACACGGTGACCGCGAAGCCGGAGGCCGCCGGCGACCAGGTGCTGCTGCAGCCGGTCGACGCCTCCCTCACGACGGGGAAGGACAACGTCGACCTCACGCGGCTCGTGAAGGCGATCACCGACCGCGGACCGTTCCCCGTGTGCGCGGCGCAGTACCTCCCCGACGGCGTGCAGGTCAGCGACATCGCCGTGACGAAGGGGCAGGCGACCGTGACCTTCACCGCGAAGGACTTCACGCTCGACGAGCAGTTCCTCAACAGCAAGGGCAGCTGCTCCTGAGCCCCGCCGGCGTAACACGTCGTCAAGCGCTTAGCGCGCCTCGCTAGACTTCTGCTACTTCTCCATCGGCTTCAGGGGCCAATCCGGGTCCGCTCGCCTGAGAGACCCTTACTCGTTCCCACCCGTGAGGTTCCCCATGGCTCCGAATCCGCTCGCACCCGCCTGGCTGCACGTCCCGGACGACGCCAACGCGCTCGCCACCGCCGTCTGGCCCCGGACCGCCGCACGCACCGACGGCGAACTGACCGTCGGCGGCGTCGGCGCGACCGAGCTGGCCCGGCGGTTCGGCACCCCGCTCTACGTCATCGACGAGCAGGAGGCGCGCGAGCGTGCAGCCGAGGTGCGCGACGCGTTCCGCACCGCCTTCGCGGAGGTCGGCGGGGCCGCGAAGATCTACTACGCGGGCAAGGCGTTCCTCTCGGTGGAGGTGGCCCGCTGGATGGCGGAGGCCGACCTCCACGTCGACGTCTGCTCCGGCGGCGAGCTGGCCGTCGCCCTCGCGGCCGGCGTCCCGGCCGAGCGTCTGGGCTTCCACGGCAACAACAAGTCGCTCGCCGAGATCGACCGCGCGGTCGCCGTGGGCGTCGGCGCCATCATCATCGACAGCCTGCAGGAGATCGACCGCGTCGCGGAGGCCGCGGAGCGCCACGGCCGCGTCCAGAGCGTCCGCCTCCGGGTCAACTCGGGCGTGCACGCGCACACCCACGCCTTCCTCGCGACCGCCCACGAGGACCAGAAGTTCGGCATCACGCTGGAGGATGCGGCCGACGCCGTCGCCCGCATCCGCTCGCACAGCGGGCTCCTCTTCATGGGCCTGCACTGCCACATCGGCTCGCAGATCTTCGGCGCGGACGGCTTCGCCGAGTCGGCCGCGCGCCTGCTCACGCTGCACCGCGAACTGCTCGCAGGGGGAGACGTGCCAGAGCTCAACCTCGGCGGCGGCTTCGGCATCGCGTACACGGCGGCCGACGACCCCGCGCCGATCGGCGAGCTCGCGCGCCGCATCGCTGAGACGGTCGCGGCCGGCTGCGAGGAGCTCGACATCCCGCTCCCGGTGGTGGCGTTCGAGCCGGGCCGGTCGATCATCGGCACGGCGGGCATCACGCTCTACACGGTCGGGACGACGAAGGATGTCAGCGTGGCCGCTGCGTCGACCGAGTCCGGCGACGACGGCGCGTCCGCGGTCCGCCGCTACGTCAGCGTCGACGGCGGCATGAGCGACAACGCCCGCACCGCCCTCTACGAGGCCGAGTACTCCGCCAGGATCGCGAGCCGCACCTCCACCGCCGCCCCCGAGCTGGTCCGCGTCGCGGGCAAGCACTGCGAGAGCGGCGACATCGTCGTCGACGCCGAGTACCTGCCCGGCGACGTCGCACCGGGCGACCTCCTCGCCGTCCCCGCGACCGGCGCCTACTGCTTCTCGCTGGCGAGCAACTACAACTACCTGACCCGCCCGCCCGTCGTCGCCGTGCGCGACGGCCGGGTCCGCGTGATCGTGCGCGGGGAGACGGAGGAGGACCTCCTCTCCCGCGACGTCGGCTACACCCCCTCCGCACCCACCCCGACCACCACGACCAGGAGCGACGACCAGCGATGATCGAGTACCGCAACCTCCGCGTCGCGCTGCTGGGGGCCGGCTCCGTCGGCTCCCAGGTGGCCCGCCTGCTGCTGGAGCAGGGCGACGAGTTCGCCTCCCGCATCGGCGCCAGGCTCGACCTCGTCGGCATCGCCGTGCGCGACGTCGACGCCCCGCGCGACGCCGACCTCCCGCGCGAGCTGTTCACGACAGACGCGACCTCCCTGATCCTCGGCGCCGACATCGTCGTGGAGCTGATGGGAGGCATCGAGCCGGCGCGCGGCTACGTGCTGGAGGCACTCACCTCCGGCGCCGACGTCATCACCGCCAACAAGGCGCTCCTCGCCACCCACGGCCCCGAGCTGTTCGAGACCGCGGAGCAGGTCGGCGCCCAGCTCTACTACGAGGCCGCCGTCGCCGGCGCGATCCCGATCATCCGGCCGCTGCGCGACAGCCTCGCCGGCGACCGCGTCGACCGCATCCTCGGCATCGTCAACGGCACGACGAACTTCATCCTCGACCGGATGGACGTCAACGGCGAGACGCTCGCCGACGCGCTCGCCACGGCGACCGCCCGCGGCTACGCCGAGGCCGACCCGACCGCCGACATCGGCGGCTACGACGCCGCGCAGAAGGCGGCGATCCTCGCGAGCCTCGCCTTCCACACGACCGTCCCGCTCGACCGCGTCTACCGCGAGGGCATCACGGGGATCACCAAGGAGCAGGTCGACGCCGCGCGCGAGGCGGGCGCCGTCATCAAGCTGCTCGCGATCTGCGAGCGCCTCACCGACCCCGAGACCGGGGAGGAGGGCGTCTCCGCCCGCGTCTACCCGGCGCTGATCGGCCGCGACCACCCGCTCGCCGCCGTGCACGGCGCGCACAACGCGGTGTTCGTGCAGGCGGCCGCCGCGGGTGACCTCATGTTCTACGGCGCGGGCGCCGGCGGCGTCGAGACCGCCTCCGCGGTGCTCGGAGACGTCGTCTCCGCCGCCCGCCGGCACGTCGTCGGCGGACCGGGCGTCGCCGAGTCGACCCACGCCGGCCTCCCCGTGCTCGACGTCGGCCGCGTCGTCACCCGCTACCAGATCACCGCCCAGGTGGAGGACCAGCCCGGCGTGCTGGCTGCTGTCGCCCGCATCCTCAGCGACGGCGGCGTCAGCGTCGAGACCATGCAGCAGAAGGTGCCGAGCACGACCGGCGCCGTCCTGATCGCCGGGCGCTCCGCGTCGCAGGGCGTCGCATCGATTCACGGCGCGGCGGCCCCCACCGCTACCCTGGTGATCGGCACCCACGCCGCCGAGGAGGCCGCCCTCGCGGCCACCGTGGAGGCGCTCGCCGCGAGCGACGTCGTGACCGCCATCTCTTCCGTTCTCCGAGTCGAAGGATCGTAATGCCCCAGTCCCCGAAGCCGAACAGCCGCCAGTGGCGGGGCGTCCTGCGCGAGTACTCGGACCGCCTGAACATCTCGGACGCGACGCCGATCGTCAC
The sequence above is a segment of the Leifsonia williamsii genome. Coding sequences within it:
- a CDS encoding LmeA family phospholipid-binding protein codes for the protein MTATEETTAAQPRPRRRLRRVLLWTLIPLAVIVVLLIVADVAVRAYAEQRAASEIEKNLPADVKGDVAVHIGGVSVIQQYLTGSFDRVELDAPHLTAKGAPVSANVVASGVPADFSKPVSSATGTFVISQDSLNKLVEIPGATGDITLGDGTVGYDGSIDLLGLPVGYTVTAKPEAAGDQVLLQPVDASLTTGKDNVDLTRLVKAITDRGPFPVCAAQYLPDGVQVSDIAVTKGQATVTFTAKDFTLDEQFLNSKGSCS
- the lysA gene encoding diaminopimelate decarboxylase produces the protein MAPNPLAPAWLHVPDDANALATAVWPRTAARTDGELTVGGVGATELARRFGTPLYVIDEQEARERAAEVRDAFRTAFAEVGGAAKIYYAGKAFLSVEVARWMAEADLHVDVCSGGELAVALAAGVPAERLGFHGNNKSLAEIDRAVAVGVGAIIIDSLQEIDRVAEAAERHGRVQSVRLRVNSGVHAHTHAFLATAHEDQKFGITLEDAADAVARIRSHSGLLFMGLHCHIGSQIFGADGFAESAARLLTLHRELLAGGDVPELNLGGGFGIAYTAADDPAPIGELARRIAETVAAGCEELDIPLPVVAFEPGRSIIGTAGITLYTVGTTKDVSVAAASTESGDDGASAVRRYVSVDGGMSDNARTALYEAEYSARIASRTSTAAPELVRVAGKHCESGDIVVDAEYLPGDVAPGDLLAVPATGAYCFSLASNYNYLTRPPVVAVRDGRVRVIVRGETEEDLLSRDVGYTPSAPTPTTTTRSDDQR
- a CDS encoding homoserine dehydrogenase; translation: MIEYRNLRVALLGAGSVGSQVARLLLEQGDEFASRIGARLDLVGIAVRDVDAPRDADLPRELFTTDATSLILGADIVVELMGGIEPARGYVLEALTSGADVITANKALLATHGPELFETAEQVGAQLYYEAAVAGAIPIIRPLRDSLAGDRVDRILGIVNGTTNFILDRMDVNGETLADALATATARGYAEADPTADIGGYDAAQKAAILASLAFHTTVPLDRVYREGITGITKEQVDAAREAGAVIKLLAICERLTDPETGEEGVSARVYPALIGRDHPLAAVHGAHNAVFVQAAAAGDLMFYGAGAGGVETASAVLGDVVSAARRHVVGGPGVAESTHAGLPVLDVGRVVTRYQITAQVEDQPGVLAAVARILSDGGVSVETMQQKVPSTTGAVLIAGRSASQGVASIHGAAAPTATLVIGTHAAEEAALAATVEALAASDVVTAISSVLRVEGS